The Bacteroides sp. AN502(2024) DNA segment CTGCTTTGGGTGTCCGACGCGCTCATCACCGATTATTCCAGCCTGATGTTCGATTTTGTCATCATGAAGCGTCCTTGTTTTTTGTACGTACCCGATTTGACGGAATATCTGTCAAAGGATCGGAAGTTATATTTTGAAATGGACGAATTGCCTTTCCCTATTGCCAAAAGCCATACCGGACTGATAGAGGAAGTAGCCACATTCCGGAGCGAAGCCTACACGGATAAGGTATCGGAGTTCCTCGAACGGATAGGCTCGTATGAGACCGGTTGTGCCGCAGCGAATGTCGCAAATCTCATATCACAGTCAACCGGAAAATAATACGGTCATATAAAATGGAAGAGAAAAAGAAAAAAACAGTGGGATACACCACAGGCATATTCGATATGTTTCATGTGGGACATTTGAATATCTTGCGCCGCGCCAAGGAGCAATGCGATTATCTTATCGTGGGAGTCAGCACGGATGAGCTGTGTCTTTCCTACAAACATAAGAAACCGGTGATTCCTTTTGAAGAAAGGAAGCGGATCATACAAGCCATCCGCTATGTGGACGAGGTCGTCGCGCAGGAGGACAGGGATAAATTCAGAGCTTGGGAAACCTTGAAGTTCGACAAGATGTTTGTCGGCGATGATTGGAAAGGTTCTCCCCTGTTTGCCGCACTGGAAGAGAAGTTCCGTCGGGCAGGTGTGGAGATAGTGTACTTCCCGTATACCCAAGGGACATCCTCGACCATGCTTCGGGAGAAATTGGACAAATTGGAAAATGAAACAGTATGAGCAAGAAGAGACTTTTATTTGTCATTGAGTCGTTGAATAGCGCCGGCGCTGAAAAAAGCCTCATCACATTGCTTTCCGTACTGGATTATTCAAGGTATGAGGTGGATCTGCAATTGTTCTCCTATGGCGGAGCATTTCAGCGTTACCTGCCTCCCGAGGTACATCTGTTGCCGGCTTTCAACTATACCGACTTTGCAGAGAAGAGCGTTTGGGAACAGATTGCCTCCGCTGATTTCAGGAAACTTCGGGCGAGGTCGGCATACTCCATTCTGATGCGGTTGCACCGCACCACACATGCTGACAAGGCACGCATCTTTTGGAAACATGTATCTCCCTGTCTTCCCGGGAATCTTGTCGAATATGATGCGGCTATAGCCTACTCGCAGGGATTACCGACTTTCTATGTGGCGGAAAAGGTGAAAGCGCGTAGAAAAATGGCGTGGGTAAATGTCGGCTATAAATTAGAAGGAAAGAACGCGCTCTTTCAAGAGCCGTTCTATCAGCAAATGGATCACATTGTGGCAGTATCAACTTCCGCTTTGTCCATATTTCAAGAAGTCTTCCCGAAATCCTCCGATAAAATGACAGTGATATGGGACATGCTCGATGCAAAGACCATCCGGAATATGGCATCCGAGAAGCCTCCTTTTCCCTTCTCGCAAGACATTCCGTCTCTGCTTACAATCGCGCGTCTTAACTCCGCTCAGAAAGGGTATGACATCGCTTTGGAAGCGTGCCGAATATTGAGAGACAGAGGTGTCCCGTTCAAATGGTATGCCTTGGGAGAAGGACCTTACCGAAAAGAGATGGAGACGTTTATCCGGGAAAACCGGTTGGAAGATTCTTTCGTCCTGTTAGGAACAACGCCCAATCCTTATCCCTATATCGACGCGTGCACACTGTATGTGCAAACTTCCCGCCACGAAGGGTTCGGGCTTGCCATAGCCGAAGCCCGAATATTGAATAAACCGGTGGTGACAACGGAATTCGATGCGGTATATAACCAGATGCGCCCCGGGAAAAACGGGTTGGTAGTATCGCAAACGCCGGTCGCGGTCGCTGATGCTATCGAGCGTTTATTAAAAGATAAGCAACTGTATGCTTCGTTGGTGGATAACCTTCAAAAAGAGAAGAAAGGCAATACGGAAGAGATTGAAAAATTGTATCGCCTGATCGAATACACTGAATGATATATAACCAAGGAAACCCATGAAGCCGCGCATATTCATCAGCATGCACTACCTCGAGATAGGCGGTGCCGAGACCAGCCTCATCGGGCTGTTGAAGGCACTCGACCCGGCACGGGTGGAGGTGGATCTCTTCCTGCATGCCCATCGGGGCGAACTGATGCGTTTCATCCCCCCGTGGGTAAACCTGTTGCCTGAGATTCCCGTATACGCTTTCATCGAGCGCCCCCTGACAGAGGCTTTGAGACACGGTTTCCTGCGGTTGGTATGGGCACGGTTGCGTGCCAAATGGCACTTCCACCGCTACATAAAAAGGAAGCGCCCGACCGATGGCAGCGCCATCTTCGGCTACATCGGTCGATACGTCACCCCCACACTGCCCTCACTCCGCGGGTTAGGCACGTACGACCTCGCCATCTCTTTCCTCACTCCGCACGATCTGGTGTTGCGGAAAGTGTCGGCACGCAAGCGGGTGGCATGGATTCACACCGACTATACCCGCATCGATGTGGATGGCGGGTTAGAACTGCCGGTGTGGAACGGATACGATTATATCGCGAGCGTCTCGGTAGAGGTTACCAAGACTTTTCTTCGCGAATTCCCTACACTGGCGGACAAGGTCATCGAGATAGAAAATATCCTTTCGCCCGCATTCGTCCGAAAACGGGCGGATGAAGAGCCACTCCCCGCGGACATGGCGCGGAAAGACAATGAAACGATTCTGCTCACCATAGGACGCTATTCCTTCCCCAAAAAGCTGGAGGAGATACCCTTGCTTTGCCGTCTGCTCATCGAAAAAGGACAGGATATCAAGTGGTATATCATAGGCTACGGGGGAAGCGACCTCTATATCCGCCGCGCCATATCCGCCGAAGGCATGGAGGGGCGTGTCGTGCTGCTTGGCAAACGTGTCAATCCCTATCCGTATATAAAGGCATGCGACTGGTATGTGCAACCTTCGCGTTACGAGGGAAAATCGGTGGTGGTGCGCGAGGCTCAAATGCTGGGTCGCCCCGTCATCATTACCGCATATCCCACAGCCGCCTCACAAGTGACCCATGGGGTGGACGGGGTTGTTGTACCTCTGCCCGCGGAGTCGTGTGCGGAAGGCATGTCACGCGCATTGACCAATGAGACCTTGCGTCAATCCATCATCAGCCATCTCGTCTCACACGACTACGGCAATGAAACCGAAGTGAACAAAGTGATTGCACTAATCGGATGACCTGTATGCACCATGCTCCACCACCCACCGACATATCCTTAGCTTCGATGTGATACGGGTGTTCCCGAACGCATCATGTGAATACGAAAAAATAAAATGGAAAAAGAACGTATCAGTGTCATCATTCCGGCACACAACGTAGAGGCGTACCTCGAAAGATGTATGGACTCTGTACTTGGTCAAACCTATAATGAGCTTGAAATCATTCTCGTGGAGAACGGCTCGACCGACCGCACACCCGAACTATGCGACACGTATGCCCGGCGCGATTCCCGTGTACGGGTGGTGCATTTGGAGATAGGAGATGTGTCTACGGCACGCAACGTGGGCGTGCGCCTTTCCACCGCTCCCTACATCTGCTTTGTGGACAGTGACGATTACCTCGATATACGCTTGTGTGAAGTTTTGATGGATAAACTGACCCGCTGCACTGATGCCGATATGGCGTACTGTTCTTACTTCTCTACGTATGAGGACGGGCGGAAAAAGGAACAACAAATAGTTCGACATAAAGATTTATATACTTATTCCGGCTGTGAACAAGTGCGAATGTTGCTTTTGGATAAAACTTTTTGTACACTATGGCCTGGTATTTTCCGTAAGACGATTTTTGAAGGAGTACAGTTCCCCGAAGGTTTTTTCTACGAAGATTATATCACCTTACTGTTCTTGTCCGAGAAGTGCCGTAAAGTGGTTTATACTCCCGAGCCATTATATTATTATTGGCAACGTAGTGACAGTATCACTCACACATATAGTATCAGGCATATGTATCAGCATTTCCTTATAGGCTTCATGGCATGGGAGTTTGCAAAGCAAAGACAGATGTTAAATCGCGATGATTACAGGCAGTTTGTCAACCGTATCATCACTCAAAACCACTTTTTTTATAAGAAAGTGGTCGATACCTCATCTTCTCAGCATCCTTGCAAAGCGGAAATAGCCGACATGAAACGGAAAACTCAGGAGATGCTTCATGAGGAGTGGTGTAAGCTTTCTCCCCGGAGCATGTTTGAGTTGTTTAAGCATACAACTGCAGGATGCCTGCTTCGCCGGTATTACCACCGTTTGAGGAATAGACAATTTTAGCGGTTGGCAAAAAGGAATAAACT contains these protein-coding regions:
- a CDS encoding glycosyltransferase gives rise to the protein MKPRIFISMHYLEIGGAETSLIGLLKALDPARVEVDLFLHAHRGELMRFIPPWVNLLPEIPVYAFIERPLTEALRHGFLRLVWARLRAKWHFHRYIKRKRPTDGSAIFGYIGRYVTPTLPSLRGLGTYDLAISFLTPHDLVLRKVSARKRVAWIHTDYTRIDVDGGLELPVWNGYDYIASVSVEVTKTFLREFPTLADKVIEIENILSPAFVRKRADEEPLPADMARKDNETILLTIGRYSFPKKLEEIPLLCRLLIEKGQDIKWYIIGYGGSDLYIRRAISAEGMEGRVVLLGKRVNPYPYIKACDWYVQPSRYEGKSVVVREAQMLGRPVIITAYPTAASQVTHGVDGVVVPLPAESCAEGMSRALTNETLRQSIISHLVSHDYGNETEVNKVIALIG
- a CDS encoding glycosyltransferase encodes the protein MSKKRLLFVIESLNSAGAEKSLITLLSVLDYSRYEVDLQLFSYGGAFQRYLPPEVHLLPAFNYTDFAEKSVWEQIASADFRKLRARSAYSILMRLHRTTHADKARIFWKHVSPCLPGNLVEYDAAIAYSQGLPTFYVAEKVKARRKMAWVNVGYKLEGKNALFQEPFYQQMDHIVAVSTSALSIFQEVFPKSSDKMTVIWDMLDAKTIRNMASEKPPFPFSQDIPSLLTIARLNSAQKGYDIALEACRILRDRGVPFKWYALGEGPYRKEMETFIRENRLEDSFVLLGTTPNPYPYIDACTLYVQTSRHEGFGLAIAEARILNKPVVTTEFDAVYNQMRPGKNGLVVSQTPVAVADAIERLLKDKQLYASLVDNLQKEKKGNTEEIEKLYRLIEYTE
- a CDS encoding glycosyltransferase family 2 protein, coding for MEKERISVIIPAHNVEAYLERCMDSVLGQTYNELEIILVENGSTDRTPELCDTYARRDSRVRVVHLEIGDVSTARNVGVRLSTAPYICFVDSDDYLDIRLCEVLMDKLTRCTDADMAYCSYFSTYEDGRKKEQQIVRHKDLYTYSGCEQVRMLLLDKTFCTLWPGIFRKTIFEGVQFPEGFFYEDYITLLFLSEKCRKVVYTPEPLYYYWQRSDSITHTYSIRHMYQHFLIGFMAWEFAKQRQMLNRDDYRQFVNRIITQNHFFYKKVVDTSSSQHPCKAEIADMKRKTQEMLHEEWCKLSPRSMFELFKHTTAGCLLRRYYHRLRNRQF
- a CDS encoding adenylyltransferase/cytidyltransferase family protein, which encodes MEEKKKKTVGYTTGIFDMFHVGHLNILRRAKEQCDYLIVGVSTDELCLSYKHKKPVIPFEERKRIIQAIRYVDEVVAQEDRDKFRAWETLKFDKMFVGDDWKGSPLFAALEEKFRRAGVEIVYFPYTQGTSSTMLREKLDKLENETV